CCGACGCAGAGGAAGATGATCGCGGCGATCCACGGCGGCGAGTACCGCTTCCACCACTCGGGGCCGTAGACGCTCCCGAGGTAGGCGAACTTCCTCCACCACAGGCCGTCGAAGCGGAGCGCGCGAACGAGAGAGCCGATCGTCACGGAGCGGCAGCCAGAGGGGTGTCGGAAGCAGGATGAGCGGCGGCGGCGCGCTCGCCGCGGCGCGCCCGCGCGCCGGCGACGTACTTGCGGGCGTATCCGAGGAAGCGGGGGATGTAGCTCGGCTGCGCGGCGAAGGAGCGCGCGAGGCCCCAGAGCACGCGCGGGCGCGTGTAGAAGGCGCGGTAGCAGCGCGCGAAGTACTCCTCGAGGATCTCTTCGGTGAGCCCGTTCGGGATGAAGGTGAAGTTCATCGCGTTCATCCGCTCCCAGTCCTCGGTGAACGTGCCGTGCTGATGGATCGTGGAATACGCCGGGGTGCCGGGGTAGGGCGTGAACTTCGTCACCTGCGCGACGTCGAGGTCGGCCTCCTCGAGGAACGCGCGAGTCTCCTCCATGCTCTCGACGGTCTCGGTCGGGTGACCGAGCATGAGGTAGCCCTTGGCGCGGATACCGGCCTCGCGAGTCATGCGGAGCGTCTCGCGCAGGCGCGGCAGCTTCACCTCGTGCTTCACGACGTTCAGGACGCGCTGCGACCCCGACTCGACGCCGTAGGCGATCTGCCAGCAGCCCGCCCGCTTCATGAGCTTCATCGTGTCGAGGTCGAGGAGATTCGGGTGGCTGTTGCAGCTCCACGTGAACGGCAGCCTGGCGCGGATCATCGCTTCGCAGAGCTCGACGACGCGCTTCTTCTTCACGGTGAAGAGGTCGTCGTAGAACATCACGTGGCGGGTGCCGCGCCCGGCGAGCATGCGGCACATCTCCATCACGTACTCGACGCCGTGATAGCGCCCGAGCTTCCCGGACGTGGAGCGGTCGCAGAATGCGCAGGAGAACGGGCAGCCGCGCGACGTGACCAGGGTCGCCATCGGCGTGCAGCGATAGTTGAAGATCGACGGGCCGAAGCGGTGCGGGAACGCGCCGCCGAGGACCTCCCACGCGGGGAAGGGCAGCGCGTCGAGATCGTCGATGTAGGGCGCGCGGCAGTTGGCGTGGACGGCGCCGTCGCCGTCGCGGCCGACGACGCCCGGGAGGGTCCGGGTCGGGGCGCCGCCCGCCAGCGCGTCGAGGAGCGCGAAGAAGGCGATCTCGCCTTCGCCGGAGATGCCGTAGTCGAACTCCGGGAACGCCGCGAGCGTCGCTTCCGGAACCGCGCTCACGTGCGGACCGCCGACGACGATCGTCACGTGCGGCAGCTTCTCCTTCACGGCGGCGGCGATGCGGGCGCCGTTGCGGATCGAGATCGTGGTGGCGGAGATGCCGAGCACGTCGGGGGCGAACGCGGCGACGTGCTCCGTCGCCTCGGCGAGCGTGATGCCGCCGCCCTTGGCGTCGACGATCGCGACCTCGTGCCCGCGCCGTTTCGCGACCGCCGCGAGCACGAGCACGCCCCAACCCGTGACGCTCTCCTCGCCGTCGCGGATCCGATCCATCGCTCGATCCCAGAAGACGTACGGCGGTTCGAGGAGGACGATCCGCTGCGGCATGGGGCCGGGTCTAGCAGAGCGATCCGGCGTCTGCCACCGAGGATTCGATCGCGTGCGCGCCCGTTTGCGACGCGCCGCCGCGTCGGGCTATCCCGCACGCGAGGAGGTGGCATGTGGAGTTCATACGCGCGCGGGAAGCCGAGAGCTACGCAATCCTGCGGATCGTAACCGGGTTCCTCTTCCAGTGGCACGGCATGCAGAAGCTCTTCGATTTTCCGCAGCCGATGCCGGAGGGCGTGCCGGCCGTCATCATCTGGGTCGCGGGTCCGCTCGAGCTCTTCGGGGGCTTGTTCGTCATGGTCGGTTTCTTCGCGCGGCCGGTCGCGTTCGTGATGAGCGGCCTCATGGCCTTCGCCTACTGGATGGGGCACGGCACCCAGGCGCTCCTGCCGTCGATGAACGGCGGCGAGCTTGCCGCGCTCTACTGCTTCCTCTTCCTGTTCATCAGCGCGCGAGGCTCGGGGATCTGGAGTCTCGACGGCGGCGACTGACGCGACGCTCCTCGCGACATCCGCGAGGAGCGTCGCCCGGCTCCGCCGCGAGCGCGGGGCACGCGCCGCTCCTACGGACTACGCCGGGTCGATGGTCGGCGGCCGGGGGCGGTGGTCGTCCTCGTCGTCGTCGGGCGCGATCTCGAGGTGGAAGCGGTGCAGGAAGTGTTTGACCGCCGGCGCCATGACGATGCCCACGGCCGAGACGAACGCGACGCCGCTGAAGATCGCGTAGAGCGAGGCGAAGATCTTCGCGGCGTCGGTCCGCAACGGATCGACGGGTCCCATGCCCGAGAGGATCATCGACGCGTTCAAGAGCGCATCGACCCAGCCGAGGCCCGCGAGCAGGTGGTAGCCGACGACCCCGATGCCGAGGGCGCCGAGGATCAGCGCGCCGCCGAGGATCCCGTGGCGCGCGATGCGCGGCAGCAGCTCGCGCGCCGACAGGAGCGGCTTGTGGCGACGCCGCATCACGCCGCCACCATGTGGAGCGCCGTCGGCGCGGCGGCTGCCGGCGGCGAGGAGACCCCGGGCGCAAACGGCGACGAGCGGACCGGACGCGACATGGTGCGCCCCGTACCAGGCGCTCCGCCGCTTCGCCATGGGCGGGGACCATAGAAGCGTCGCCGCGCCTCGCTCAACGGTGGCCCCGGCGCGCCGCGGGAGGCGCTACGAGGCCTCGGCCGCCTCGGGCGCGAACGGGCCGAGCCGTCGTCGTGCGAGCTCCGCGGTGAGAAGCGTCCGCAGGCGCTTGCGCGCGAAGAGCGTCAGCAGCGTCGTGCCGAAGTAGCCGTACGGCAGCTTCGGGCTCTCCTCGAAGTAGCGGAGCTGCTGGAACGGGCGCGACGCGTGGGCGTGGTGATCGGCGTGCCGGGAGAGACCGACCAGCGTGTAGAGCGTGAACCACGAATCGGTGTCCCACGAGTCGATGGTGCGCACGCGGCGGGTCGGCCGC
This is a stretch of genomic DNA from Deltaproteobacteria bacterium. It encodes these proteins:
- a CDS encoding radical SAM protein: MPQRIVLLEPPYVFWDRAMDRIRDGEESVTGWGVLVLAAVAKRRGHEVAIVDAKGGGITLAEATEHVAAFAPDVLGISATTISIRNGARIAAAVKEKLPHVTIVVGGPHVSAVPEATLAAFPEFDYGISGEGEIAFFALLDALAGGAPTRTLPGVVGRDGDGAVHANCRAPYIDDLDALPFPAWEVLGGAFPHRFGPSIFNYRCTPMATLVTSRGCPFSCAFCDRSTSGKLGRYHGVEYVMEMCRMLAGRGTRHVMFYDDLFTVKKKRVVELCEAMIRARLPFTWSCNSHPNLLDLDTMKLMKRAGCWQIAYGVESGSQRVLNVVKHEVKLPRLRETLRMTREAGIRAKGYLMLGHPTETVESMEETRAFLEEADLDVAQVTKFTPYPGTPAYSTIHQHGTFTEDWERMNAMNFTFIPNGLTEEILEEYFARCYRAFYTRPRVLWGLARSFAAQPSYIPRFLGYARKYVAGARARRGERAAAAHPASDTPLAAAP
- a CDS encoding DoxX family protein, encoding MEFIRAREAESYAILRIVTGFLFQWHGMQKLFDFPQPMPEGVPAVIIWVAGPLELFGGLFVMVGFFARPVAFVMSGLMAFAYWMGHGTQALLPSMNGGELAALYCFLFLFISARGSGIWSLDGGD